The nucleotide sequence AGAAAGTAGCTAGAGCTGTGAGAGAGAGCTCGAATCTGTGGCCTGGTTTCTAACTACCACTGATCAATCACAAAGTATCGACTTGTGCATATTTGCATTGTTGTGGCTCGGCTCGGTTTGATGTGGAAAAATACAATCGCACTAAAATCATATCAATCCCTTGTTGTCGTAATCTGTCCACATAGCATCTGAATAATATCTGATCATCTGGAGGATTTAAAGGCACAAGAGGTCCTAAAGTCAAGGTTTTCATCAAACAGTGATGAATTTTGCTATATGACACCTTAACTGTTTTAAATTTCCTTCCCGGGGTCTGTCGCTCTGCTATGCGCCAGAAATGGTTTGCGCTAAACTGGCTTTTGTAGCAGCCTTAACATCTGTCAGGCACTTTAACGAGTGCGAACTGACATTTCTTCGGAGACGGGATTCGTGCGTGACCACCTGACATTGATAAGAAAAAGCCGTTAGCTTCCAAACACACGCGCTCGTACTTGTTTAATCACCTCCTCGAGGTGGCTGTCATCGGTCGTTCAGCCACACTCAGGAGGTGCCATAATGGAGACAAATGTTGGTTGGGCACAATTCTGAGGTCGTCAAGGTCAGAAATTGCTGCTCCGGACCTTTCGTCAAGCAAAGAAATGCTAACTAATACTAACGTCCATGATTTTGTTATTTGAATCTCTTCCCAGGGTCCAAGACAATAATAAACATCTATGGGATGTTCCTGAGATAGactgattgtaaaaaaaaagaaaaaaaaacatccagacagaaaacaaaaaacataggtAAGCATCTGATTATCTTTTTTTGCAATGaccatttcaatattttttttctcatgagtaaatgtctttttttccagGCTCGCTAGTTTATTAAATGAGTCAAGTGAGAAAAAAGCAGACGACTGACAAGAAGTTAGCAGAGACAATCAAATCCAAATGGGAGATTGTTTCGTCTTCTGAACGTTTTGCCTgaacgcaccaccaaagatgaACCCATATGTCACTTCCCACTTCAGGAGGGATCTTTTTCCTCATTTTCATTTATTGTAGGAATCATACAGATGAATCAAATGAATTGATTGGTTTTATCCAAAGGATTTCATCTTGTGGTCCAAACACTTACGAAAGTGATCTTGGAATGACTATGAAAGGTaaatgcaaacttttttttgtaatttttcttttttattgtcaAAGGATTCCTAATTTATGCCTCTTTGCCAGAAATTCTGCGGCGAGCCTTTGGAAAGCGGGAATCTGAGCTGAACTGAACTTGTCAAAGCCAATCTCTCAGCCAACCTAACGCTTCATCTCTAAAAGCGTCTTCAGGTGACCTTTTGCCTTTTCATAAATCTTCCAAGCGACACGGTTAatcgctgttatttttttctctctgtatCTAATCAGGCTTAGGAAGGAGTGAAGGAGGGATGTCTGGTGAGGTATAGATAAATTTGTAtcacttagatttttttttattttggtataatgtcatcatcttcagtAAATTCAAAATGACAGTCAGGCAGATATGGACACTCTGGGAAGTTGTTAAAGATGACGGAACAAGAAAGTTGCCTATCAAGTATCTTCTAGGTGGTCTCTCTACCTgacgtgttttttttacttctaaaaacagcaatgttttttttgtttttttttgttttgccatgCTACAACCTGAACCTGAAGAACTGTATCGTAAGAAAGCGCATGTTTTTATCTTTTCAACTGCATGTTCATATCTGCGCCGGTATGTGTCCGTGTCCCAAGTTTGCAACTGTCCCCATTTTCTGTTGTACTTTTTGAAATCGAacaactccccccctccctcccccccgcaTGCGTTTTGTTTTCCCTTCCTAGCAAGTTGATTCTGAGCAACAGATATAAGGCGAGGTAACCCTGCCATCATTTTTGGTTTGCTTCGATGCACGGACAATGTTCTTCCATGGACACACTCGGAGATGTACTCGATGAAAGCCATTTTGCTCTGAGATCCATCAACGAAAGGATCGTTCTTGGAAACCTGCAACATGGAACTGATCACTGACTTTGAAGGGGATTCTTGACGGGTATGGATTCTGATGATTTTATTTCGAGGATGCACCGAAGACTCACACCGTCGTTACTCCATCACACAACTTGACCGTGTGACAAAGTGAGACTTGAGAGCGCGCGATGGGCGCGGCACGTGTGAAACGGCGCTTTAGTGCTGTGGTGGTGGATGGGCCGCTCGAGGAGGAGGAAGTCATGAGGCTGGCGCAGAGCGCAGACGACATGGCTCGGGCAGGCGGGAGCTCGACCGGGTCAGGAAGCCCGAGCGGCCCGTCCCCGACCCACGTCGTCAACGGCATCGCATTACCTATTGACTGCGATGCACGGAGTGCCACCGGAGAGTCGAcaggaggagaaggcgaggaaAGAACGGAGGCCATGTGCTCAGGAAGTAGTGTAGGAGGAAGAGGGGAAGGCCCGTCCGGCTCAGACCGGGACTCCCTTTCTTCCCCCTCCACCGCAAGGCGCCGGCGCGCCAAGCGGGCTGGCTGCGGGCCCCGAAAGCGCTTTGTGGGCAAGGACGGCCGCTGCAACGTTACCTTTGTCAACATGAGCGAGAGGGGCCAGCGCTATCTCAGTGACCTCTTCACCACCTGTGTGGACATCCGCTGGCGCTGGATGCTGGTCATCTTCACTCtctccttcctcctctcctGGCTACTCTTTGGATGTGCTTTCTGGCTCATTGCCTCCGTGCACGGGGACCTCTCCGTCCGCCTcgttcccggcacctcggcgtcGGGAGAGGCCAACAGAGAGGCGGcgccggaggaggaggagccctgCTTCCTCCAAGTGAACAGCTTCATGGCGGCCTTTCTCTTCTCGCTGGAGACGCAGACGTCCATCGGTTACGGATTCCGAAGCGTGACTGAGCGATGCCCcctggcggtggcggcggtcgTCTTGCAGTGCATCGTGGGCTGCATCATTGACGCCTTCATCATCGGGGCGGTCATGGCAAAGATGGCCAAGCCCAAGAAGCGCAACCAAACTCTGGTCTTCTCTCAAACTGCCGTGGTGGCCCTCAGGGACGGCAAACTCTGCATGATGTGGCGAGTCGGAAACCTGCGCAGGAGTCACCTGGTCGAGGCTCACGTCCGAGCGCAGCTTTTAAAGGTAAGTTATTGCATGGAGAACATTGCCAATGGAAAAATCCAAAATCATATCAACACCTTAGATGCTGCTGTGAATGATTGCGGTCCAGATAAAAGATAAACAAACAGGGTGCCGAGACCATCTGGCCTCGACATATTCTGTGGTCTGGAGTTAATGAGAGCTTGTTTTATTCTCCCTCGGGGGTTAGGAAGATTTACCCTGGATTAACTTGCCCACTCTTCCTGCACAGTTTCCCTTTGTCATCTCGTTTTTCCCTCCACGTAAAGAATACCGACATTGTCGGTTTGATATTTGAACAAACTCCTTCGTGAACCTTGAGAAATATTGCGTGCGAGTGGTAATGCTGTCAAATTTATCctccttggggggggggggggggggggggggggaatctgtGAAGGTGATCTTGCTTAATAACAGAGCAAAGAGGAAAGGGCAGAtgggattatttttttccagatgaaaaaaaaattgtaaatgctGTGAGTGGGTATGATTGAACCGCAATGTCGGTCGATGTTCAACACTAGTCACTAGGCCCAGTTTTAGCCACGCCCCCAAAATACCCAAGGTGCATATTTCTCATGATTTCAcggttgttatttttttcttctatcaACAGTCAAGGGTGACAGAAGAAGGCGAGTTCCTTCCGCTGGACAACTTGGACATCAACGTTGGATTTGACACAGGCACCGACCGCATTTTCTTGGTCTCACCGGTCACGATCGTCCACGAGATCAACGATGAGTCGCCTTTCTTCGAGATGGACCGCGAGACCCTGGAAAGCGACACCGAACTGGAGGTGGTGGTGATCCTGGAGGGCATGGTGGAGGCCACAGCGATGACCACACAATGCCGCAGCTCCTATCTGGCATCGGAAATCCAGTGGGGATATCGTTTTGAACCTGTGCTCTTTGAGAAGAAGGACTGCTATGAGGTACGGCCCACACCACCTCTATAACAATTAGGAGAGCGAAAATGCTTTCATTAATGGGTATCATTTATATGCAGAGTCCCTACTTCCCACAAATAGCAAGAGTCAATTGTatagattctttatcctctgcagaaAAACGTAAATATTAGCGCATCTTACTGAGACAGTTGTGACATGACTGTCTGTcattattatactgcccccaggtggtgaaaataataatcaaagcCACATGCTGTTCTTTCCCTTTTCCCAGGTGGACTACTCATTCTTCCATCGGACGTACGAAATCCCAAACACGCCCTCGTGTAGCGCTAAAGAGCTCGCAGAGCTTAAATACATAAAGAGCACTCGCTCTTCTTTCTGCTATGAGAACGAAGTGGCTCTTCAGCTCATTTCTCCCGAGGATGAACCCGACCAAGACTCGGTGTTCCCTGCCGCATCAAACAGGAGACTTTCGGACCACCTTCACTATAACTGAGAGACCAGAAACGAGAAGCGGGTACGGAGTGAGTCCAAGCCGTGACTTTGTTTGCTGATTGGTCCTGGCAATCTTTTTAAATAACTGAAAACCTGAGTCTGCGACGTCCCAATCTGACCCATCACCACTGCAGCACACCCATCATGGACGGGACGAGCAACAGCGCCCCACGCTGGCCGTCACTTGCAACTGCATTTCCAGTCAAACGTTTTATGGTTGTGTATCATCCTCGCAGATACACCTCAGGAATGTATCTGTCTCAGTATTATGCTgatttatcatcattattttcaTATGGTAAGTATGAATGATATATTTCTAGACATAAATTACATGGAGAAACAAACTAGCAGCGGTTTTGTGCTTTTCCATGTAATTACTGTCTGCTGTTTATTGTTTTCATTCTATGCAGAAATGTGACATTATTGtggcttttatttttgttttcattattttacaaGACGGTGAACTCCTTTTTGTTGCAGGGATATGTTCCACTACCAATCCACGATAGGTACAAAAGAAACCAAATTTGTTACATTAAATCTACACCATACAATTGTAACATAAGAACACACAGCATCGATtctctcgctttttttttttttttttttttgctctgtaaAGAATCTGCAGTGTAACCGGGGTTCACTGTTCCGTAAATTCTTGCACAAAAGCACAACGTTATAGTTTTGAACGAGGAGGAATATTAACCCTGAAAGTGTCTTGTTATGTATAAAGTATATTTTCCTACTCTGAGGTAAGGTGGACTTGCCGTGTTGATTTGCCTTGCTTGGTCGGAGCAGGATTGAACTGATGTACTAAACCAAATTATGGCATGCTCATCTATACTCCATTTTCTTTCTGATATGTTACAAGCGGTTCATATGCCGTGACTATTTGTGTCGGGGTGGTGCCTTTGACCGACATTTGAAGCTCCGCTGAGAGCTGCAGCAGTCACGTTTCTTAAAACCTTTGAAAGCAAACCATTTTGGGCGGACATTGTTTATTGTGTTAAGTCCAACAACGAATAAAGTGAATATGCGCTTCATGCAACAAGATGGCACCAAATCACTGCTTTTGGCTAAATTGAACTCCTCAACATAATTCAATGTAGTTCTTCGGCAGCAAAGAAATTAAACAGTTTGTGCATTATGATTAATTAACGTGGCTGCTTGTGATATGCGCACTTTGGCCACTAGAGAGCAGTATAATGCAAAAACTACACAGATTGTATGCTTAGCCAAAATCTCAGTAAACTGCTGAAATACAGTGTTAGTCGTTTTTCTTTACGGATAATAAAGAATATATTCCTGTGTGCGTTGTTAAATTGTCAAATGGAGGATAAATCTGCAAAATTGAGTGCAGCACTGTATTTTACTAAATAGTAACTAAAACTGTTTATTCAATTGTCACTTTTCACTGTTTACCTGTTGAATAAACAACCTCCTTCCATTTTCATTTTAGGAATATATGGAAGATTAATATCAGTGATGAAGCTCTTGCCTCTGTCCTGCTGTTACCGCAGTAGAGGTTTTGTAACCTGTGTGTTAGAATATTGTCAATTGTTGTGTCTTCCCATAAACGTCCACCCTCAAGTTCTATTTATAGGCTGCACGGTGGGTCACGGGGCCTCCCTTCACTTCTGTGAAATGTAACTTGAACTTTAGAGCACCATCACTTTAgcacttttttttcaacattgcaGAAAAATAGTGACGTGTACTTTTCAAATCATGTCACCGCTTCCACTCTATGTAttttagaccaggggtgggcaaacgtgTGCTCAAGGTCCtcataattattttttaaattgacagatggTCCAAGTCATTCataggtttaaaaaaataaacatatagtGAAATGCGTTTGTGAAATatatttgtttcttttaataTTATGAGCCAAGAAAGAAGCATACTTTTCCCACCCCTGATGTTATTCCTAAAACTTGCATATTTGTGGATTTATATTATTGTAaaattgtattttcattttacatttaGAGCTGCTTTTGAAATATGGGGCTTCCAAATGAAACCGACTGTATGTGAACAAATAAATCAAGGTCGAATGGCTTATTTTGAGTTATTCCAACTGACACAAATGGCTCATCATTATGTTTTGCTTTGAGGCACCCCAGGCAAAAAATTCATACAGAGCCGTGAGAAAATGCCTTCCACAAATCCAGTGAGGGAGGTTTGGTTACTAGTCTGCCCCTTTTCGAGTCTTGTATTCTGTATCCAAAGTCTATTTTAATATAATGGAGTAGAAAATACAGGCATTTATTCAAATGACgtggaaaaatacaataaaaacacaaataaacgCATCCACACATTCATAAATAgtatataagtaaataaatggaTAAATACACACATAAAGAACATGAATATCAgaaatttgtatttgtatttgtaatttgTTACTGTCAAAAAATCATGCTCGTCAGGGCTGTTCATTAAGGTTTGGGTGGGTCAATCTGAATCGCGGACCTGGAGTCAGTTTCGCGACCGTGAACGTGAGCTAAGCATGAAACGCAAACCGATCCCAGATCAGCGCGAAGTTTTCCCTTCTCCACAGCCGCGTCGTTACAAACAAAGGGCGCGCAAAGGTTCGCGAGGCTGACGCACAGGCACCTGCCACAGCGCTCCGGTTGGCTGTCTCGCCCGTCCATTTTCACTTTAGTCCCGCCCTACACCTGTCATCATTGGTCAGCAGCGTCATCGCTTTGACGCCATTCGTCATCGCTTCCGTATCGTGCCAGTCAAGGGGCGGACGGCTGTTGCCGAGTCGTCAGGGTGGGTTCACGGCGCCCTTTGTAGCTTTCCATTGGCGGATCTCCTGGACTGGGCCCGAATTTTACCTTCTGATTGGTGTTCGGACAGgaagcgcggctgtggggcTGAAGCCCGACGCTTTGCCCTTACGTCTCTCTCTACTTTATTCCCAAGcaggacgtgtgtgtgtggtgaatGTGCGGCTCCACTGGGCTTGAACGGTGCGATGATAAAAGACGCCTCTGCGGTAGGCTACACACCTATCCCAGAGCCAAATAGCCAAGAAACATCCTGAGGCCGTTCCTCCGTATCCCCGTAAGCGTTTGGAGCGTAACCTGAAGGTAAGAGCCTTGCGCTGGAGTGTAAATCAAGGTTTTGAAAAGGAGCCGGTGTGAGAGTCTTGAACGCCTCATATTTGTGTCTTGTAGCCGGCTAACGCTAGTTGAAGGTGGCGTAAGAATGAACGTTGGTGGTGAGGCGTTTACGGGGCTTTTTACCTTTGTTAAAACAAAAGACGTGCCTCGAAATGGCTTTTTTCAAAGGGGGAGCCACCGGCTGACTATGACCATTGCATTACGCATTGCAACCGTTGGGACTGGTGGCCAATTGATGCGCTATTAACGTTCATAACGAGAGAATGAGGGGAACAATTTTTTAATTGTTATGCTGAATGTCATCTTGGCTTCCTCATGTCAGTTGGGAAAATGGCCTTGCTCATCCCTGTAATCGATCACCGAGGTGTGGTTTTGAGAGGAGGACATTTTCGAGGGTCCCCCAGCACCACTGCAGAGGTGTGCTGTCCGTCTGTCTGCCTCGCTGTCCGTGTAATAATTGCTTCATtacaacccttttttttttaaccttggtGATAAAGTCGCCTCATCATGCACCTGAAACCCAAGAAGAGAAAGGCGTGTCCGTCTCCAATCCCTTACCAATTAAAATTTAATTCCCGTCTTTCTTTCATTGACTATCtagaattgaaaataaataaatcattttagtTTAATCCAGAAGACTCTATAAGTGAAGTGTCAGCCAAAATGATGTCATGTGGTCAATTAAATTGCTTTTACTTTTCACACCTAATTGATTCCTTCTTCCCTTCCTTGATTCCTTTCTACCCTTATGACCtagcttgttttttgtttgccatCCTTCCTTCTTTCCGCTCTTTGCTTCCTACTATGATATTTGAATCCAGACCtacaactgtgaggcagatgttcTAACAACGCAACAATTACTTTTGATTTCCTTTCtatctgggggaaaaaaaataaatcatgccccccttcccccccaccCATTGTGGGTGACCTCACAGTTTAGCTTGTTGTCATCAAGCTGCAGCGTTCAGGATGTTGCTAtggagggaagctgttggattttctgtgtgcgtgtgtgtgcgcgtcccTGAGACTGTGCAATTGTGTCTGTGTAGGAACAGGACTAACAAGACGGAATTGTGTACAAATGAGTCCACATCGCCCACACTCACCGGGCTCACAAGAGGTTGCACATAACAAAGTGTTTATGATGTCAACTTTATGGAAATGAATGCATTCCATTTCATGATTTCCATTGTTGAGACACTTTTGATGCAAAACCAACCAGGCTGATCATTCGTTACCATGGAATGCAGTAatccataccaaaaaaaaaacaaaaaaaaaaacactgatcttAAATGTACAAAAAAGTGGTAGtactgttaaaaaaacaaaaatgtcagttCAGGGAAAATCTGTCTTGAGACATAAATTCCAAAGTTGTAATATTACCAAAATTCCTTAGCAGTCATTGCTCAGTCTTGTACCTAATATTCTCCCAGATAAGTTGCCTTCATATAAGAATTTTAAGAAGAATATTTATTAAAACACACCTTTTCAAACCAACCCCAAGTTATTTCATTGCCAATGTCAGACTGACTggcttgggtggtggtggctcaATTGTCTATTCCACACCCTGTCTTATTGTAACAGGTATGGTGGTGGCGGGGTTGCAAACTCTCTGCCCTGTCATCAACAAACATTGCaagacagaaaagaaaaaaatgaagcttGAGTACGGAATCAGGCCTGATGACATACCTGCCATAGTTCAGACACCTAATagttcacacaaacacacacactgtaagGCGGTTCCATAGTCTGCATTTCTAATCAGCACGCACGGCTAATCAGCGAAAAGTATGCATTCTCGCGGTCGCTCGCTCAACAAAATGTAGGACTTTGCGCACACGTCACAAGTAGCTCATTTGAATATGAGCGACTCTGCGGACTAAGCTTGCCGCGCATAACATGACATTTGAAAGTCTCATGACTGTACACAAAGCACGTCATCATAGAACATCAACAAAGTAACTGAATTATCATAGGCCTCCTcgcatttatctttttttttttgcaacacctCAGGGCTCAATGAAGTACAGCCGTACCTCGATTTAGGAGTTGCCTGACTTCGGAGTTTTTTGAGGTACAGCCTGTAAACAAGTCTTGCATGACCATTTGGAAGTGTTATGTAAATTTAAACATAAAGAACTACAAATTAAACCTAAGCACATTAcaggtctgctagcttaataaCGCAAAATAGCATAgacagcattaaaataaaatgtatataaGCGAGGGTTCTCACAAAAATAGGTACATTTGTTAATGCTGAATATGTTGGGGCCACTGTATGTTTTTGACAAAAAAGATCTTAATTTTTTGactaacaattaaaaaaaaactctctaaATTTGGAGGATAGATGCAGCGGCCCCTTGATTTAGGGCGCAACAAATTGATGAGCTGGCCGATTTAATTGGCCAATGTTAGCCCTCTTAAAATCAACAAAAATGCgtgaatttattatatattataattgattatattttatttaattaaccAATTAATCGTTTACCACAATTGTATTCACGGGGAACTTTATTGACTAATGATGGTTTCAAGCGTTCTCAATCTTGGTGGTCTCATTGGGCCGTTTTCGAGTGAGCGGTTCTCAGGGAACCACGACATTGTCAGAACACATATCCAATCCTCCGCGCTCGTTTCACGCTTGCCACTTTGCGCCGTCGTCTCATCTTTCACAGAATCACGATCCAGAACGCTTTTGTGCTTTTTGCTTCCACAGCGCGAGCCTGCTCGTAAAAGTAATGATGAAGTCGATTTTTATTTGCTTTATAGCCTTTAGAGCGTCTCTGCTACGGAACTTTTCCCTTTCAGACTTTGcgtgcgtccgtccgtcc is from Syngnathus scovelli strain Florida chromosome 9, RoL_Ssco_1.2, whole genome shotgun sequence and encodes:
- the kcnj14 gene encoding ATP-sensitive inward rectifier potassium channel 14: MGAARVKRRFSAVVVDGPLEEEEVMRLAQSADDMARAGGSSTGSGSPSGPSPTHVVNGIALPIDCDARSATGESTGGEGEERTEAMCSGSSVGGRGEGPSGSDRDSLSSPSTARRRRAKRAGCGPRKRFVGKDGRCNVTFVNMSERGQRYLSDLFTTCVDIRWRWMLVIFTLSFLLSWLLFGCAFWLIASVHGDLSVRLVPGTSASGEANREAAPEEEEPCFLQVNSFMAAFLFSLETQTSIGYGFRSVTERCPLAVAAVVLQCIVGCIIDAFIIGAVMAKMAKPKKRNQTLVFSQTAVVALRDGKLCMMWRVGNLRRSHLVEAHVRAQLLKSRVTEEGEFLPLDNLDINVGFDTGTDRIFLVSPVTIVHEINDESPFFEMDRETLESDTELEVVVILEGMVEATAMTTQCRSSYLASEIQWGYRFEPVLFEKKDCYEVDYSFFHRTYEIPNTPSCSAKELAELKYIKSTRSSFCYENEVALQLISPEDEPDQDSVFPAASNRRLSDHLHYN